One Streptomyces sp. SAI-135 DNA segment encodes these proteins:
- a CDS encoding carbon-nitrogen family hydrolase: MRASLIQIAVDEGESVESRRRRMASLVREQAGADLVVLPELWTTGAFAFEEFDGAAEPLDGPTHEVMAKAASDADVWLHAGSIPERTPDGTLYNTSLLFSPSGELAASYRKIHRFGFDKGEAVLMGRGEDLVTVRLPETTVGVATCYDLRFPELFRGLVDAGAETLVIPAGWPERRRDHWTLLARARAVENQAFVLACGTAGTHARVPQAGHSIVVDPWGQVLAEAGAGEEVLTVEFDPGKVAVTREQFPALKDRVL; encoded by the coding sequence GTGCGCGCCTCTTTGATCCAGATCGCCGTGGATGAGGGCGAATCGGTCGAATCGCGTCGGCGTCGCATGGCGTCACTGGTACGGGAACAGGCCGGAGCCGACCTCGTCGTGCTGCCGGAGCTGTGGACCACCGGGGCGTTCGCCTTCGAGGAGTTCGACGGCGCGGCCGAGCCCCTGGACGGGCCCACGCACGAGGTCATGGCGAAGGCCGCGAGCGACGCGGACGTGTGGCTGCACGCGGGCTCGATCCCCGAGCGCACCCCCGACGGCACCCTGTACAACACCTCCCTCCTCTTCTCCCCCTCCGGCGAACTCGCCGCCTCCTACCGCAAGATCCACCGCTTCGGCTTCGACAAGGGCGAGGCCGTCCTGATGGGCCGCGGCGAGGACCTGGTGACGGTCCGTCTGCCCGAGACCACCGTCGGCGTCGCCACCTGTTACGACCTCCGGTTCCCCGAGCTCTTCCGCGGTCTGGTCGACGCGGGCGCCGAGACCCTGGTGATCCCGGCGGGCTGGCCGGAGCGCCGCCGCGACCACTGGACGCTGCTGGCCCGGGCGCGGGCGGTCGAGAACCAGGCGTTCGTGCTCGCCTGTGGAACGGCCGGGACGCACGCGCGAGTTCCGCAGGCCGGTCACTCGATCGTGGTGGATCCATGGGGCCAGGTCCTCGCCGAGGCGGGCGCCGGCGAGGAGGTCCTCACGGTGGAGTTCGACCCCGGGAAGGTGGCCGTGACGCGGGAACAGTTCCCGGCGCTGAAGGACCGGGTGCTCTGA
- a CDS encoding LURP-one-related family protein has protein sequence MRFLVRDRLLGIGDDYWIEDDRGNKVFLVDGKAMRVRDTFELKDTQGRVLIDIHQKMFALRDTMVIERDGEPLARIRRKRLSLLRNHYRVALADGRTELDVSGKILDREFAVEYDGELLAVVSRRWLHVRETYGVDIVRDDADPALLIAVAVCVIHLAEKEREDD, from the coding sequence ATGAGATTCCTCGTGCGCGACCGGCTGCTCGGCATCGGTGACGACTACTGGATCGAGGACGACCGGGGCAACAAGGTCTTCCTCGTCGACGGCAAGGCCATGCGGGTCCGGGACACCTTCGAGCTGAAGGACACCCAGGGGCGGGTCCTGATCGACATCCACCAGAAGATGTTCGCCCTGCGCGACACGATGGTGATCGAGCGGGACGGCGAGCCGCTGGCGAGGATCAGGCGCAAGCGCCTGTCGCTGCTGCGCAACCACTACCGGGTGGCCCTGGCCGACGGCCGCACCGAACTCGACGTCAGCGGCAAGATCCTCGACCGGGAGTTCGCCGTCGAGTACGACGGTGAGCTGCTCGCGGTGGTCTCGCGGCGCTGGCTGCACGTGCGCGAGACCTACGGCGTCGACATCGTCCGCGACGACGCGGATCCGGCGCTGCTCATCGCGGTGGCGGTGTGCGTGATCCACCTCGCCGAGAAGGAACGCGAGGACGACTGA